A window of the Desulfobacula toluolica Tol2 genome harbors these coding sequences:
- a CDS encoding Rossmann-like domain-containing protein: MTDIYTQLKNRAQTLWEPENLLNEKIVITARALSTQEAIGNPEDDDYPIQKGNEKLMQAEFKGSCGQAFTDHFGNFEGTLKDILDMPLTNNFQKAVFISALNAVLRFQGKADKTIHCHDEEPVACAVKLVAYIREHYGDVKITQIGFQPRMAQHLVPVFPLRLIDLDPENIGQKKQGVLIEGADATDDAIDWCDLLLVTGTTVANGSIELFLNRKPILFYGTTIAGAAELMGWDRFCLKAT, translated from the coding sequence ATGACCGATATTTATACCCAGTTGAAAAATCGCGCCCAAACCTTATGGGAACCTGAAAATCTGCTCAATGAAAAAATCGTGATCACGGCCAGGGCCTTGTCAACCCAGGAAGCCATTGGAAATCCTGAAGATGATGATTACCCCATCCAGAAGGGAAATGAAAAACTGATGCAGGCTGAATTCAAAGGTTCGTGCGGCCAGGCATTCACAGATCATTTCGGTAATTTTGAAGGCACTTTAAAAGATATCCTTGATATGCCTCTTACCAATAATTTTCAAAAAGCCGTTTTTATATCCGCTTTGAATGCTGTTTTAAGGTTTCAGGGAAAAGCTGATAAAACCATTCATTGCCATGATGAGGAACCTGTGGCCTGTGCCGTAAAACTTGTTGCCTATATCCGGGAACACTACGGGGATGTGAAAATAACCCAGATCGGATTTCAACCGAGAATGGCCCAGCACCTGGTCCCTGTTTTTCCTTTGCGCTTGATTGATCTTGACCCGGAGAATATCGGGCAGAAAAAACAGGGAGTACTGATCGAAGGAGCTGATGCCACGGATGACGCCATTGACTGGTGCGATCTTCTCCTGGTCACCGGCACCACGGTTGCCAACGGCTCCATTGAATTGTTTTTAAACCGCAAACCCATTTTGTTTTACGGCACAACCATTGCCGGGGCTGCCGAACTCATGGGATGGGACAGGTTCTGCCTTAAAGCCACCTGA